In Alteromonas sp. RKMC-009, the genomic stretch AAAAGGCGAAAAAACGAAATAGTTTTGTTTTCGTCACTAACAGTGATCTAATTCTCCCCGTTGACAGCAAATTCCCCCACGTTGTTGACCAATTTAACTAACCATTAAGTTGCCTTCCTACAGATGACCACCGACCATCCTACCGATAATGCCCCACCTAAGATCCGCCTTACCGACTGGACTAATGAGCCAACATTAGCCCAGTTAAAGCGAGATCATCAAGACGCCCAGGTTGAGACCAGCCAGCACAATGAAAATATTGACCGCTGGCTGGATAACCTCAACATCACGGGTACAGCGAAACTTCCTAAGCAAAAGAATCGCTCCTCAGTCCAACCAAAGCTAATCCGCAAACAGGCCGAATGGCGGTATTCATCCCTGTCTGAACCCTTCCTCTCTACACCTGATATTTTCAACGTATCTCCGGTGACCTATGAAGACAGACGCGCAGCCCAGCAAAACGAACTCGTACTGAACCACCAATTCAACAACCAGCTGAATAAAGTCAAACTGATTGACGACTATATCCACACCGCAGTTGATGAAGGCACAGTCATTGTCCGTGTAGGCTGGGAACTGGAAGAAGAAGAAGTCACCAAAGAAGTTCCTGTGTTCGCAGAACAATCCCTAGACCCTTATGACCCTTCACACAACCAGTTCGTCCAGCAGCTGCAGGAATTGATGTCACTGGCTCAGGCAGACCCTGAAGCCTTTGAAGCTGCTCCTGAAGAAATGAAGCGTTCTGTACAACGTACCATGGAATTAGGCTACCCCATTGAAGTCTACATTTCAGAATACAAAACGGTTACCGAAAATAAGGTTGTTAAGAATCAGCCCACCGCAGAAGTCTGCGACTACAATGATGTGGTCGTAGACCCCTCCTGTAAAGGTGATGCAGAGAAAGCGAAGTTTATTGTTTATCGCTTTACTACTTCTCTGGAAGAACTACGTTCAGCAGGTCTGTACGAAAATCTGGATAGTATTCAGGTCACGAACAACAGCCCGTTAGCACAGGCTGATGAGAACGACCCTGATAACATGTCCTTTAACTTTAAGGACGAACCTCGCAAGAAGTTCTATGCCTATGAGTATTGGGGTTACTGGGATATACACGGTAACGGAACCGTTAAGCCAATCGTTGCAACATACGTAGGTGACACGCTTATCCGTATGGAAGAAAACCCGTTCCCGGATAAAAAGATTCCATTTGTCATTGTCCCGTATCTGCCGGTAAAGAACTCTCTTTACGGTGAACCGGACGGTGAACTTATAAAGGATAATCAGGACATCGTGGGCGCAGTAACCCGCGGCATGATAGATATCCTTGGCTCAGTAGCTAACGGTCAACGTGGCTACCGCAAAGACGCACTGGATGCCTTAAACCGCAGACGGTTTGAGCAGGGTAAAGACTACGAGTTCAATTCTAATGTTGATCCCCGTATGGCTTTCCACACACATGCCTTTGCAGAAATCCCTGTATCAGCGCAGTTCATGCACCAACATCAAAGTGCTGAAGCAGATTCAATGACCGGCGTTAAATCATTCGGGGCCGGTATCTCCGGCAATGCTCTGGGTGATACAGCCACTGGTGTAAGAGGTGCATTAGATGCAGCATCAAAACGTGAACTGGGTATTCTCAGACGACTGGCCAACGGTATAGTTGCCATAGGACGAAAGTTCATTTCGATGAACTCACAGTTCTTGTCCGATGAAGAAATTATCCGTGTTACCAACGAAAAGTTTGTAGCCATTAAACGTGAAGAACTGGCCGGCAGCTTTGACCTGAAGCTATCCATATCTACCGCCGAGGAAGATAACGCGAAAGCACAGGAACTGGCTTTCATGTTACAGACTACCGGCCCGTCTTCAGACCCTGCAGAGGTTCGCATGATCCGTGCTGAGATTGCACGGTTACGTAAAATGCCGGACCTCGCCAAGAAGATTGAGGAATACCAGCCACAGCCGGACCCTATCCAACAACAGAAGGCCGCGCTGGAACTGGAAGAACTCAAAGTGCAGATAGCCAAACTTCAGGCTGAAACACAGAAGATCTTCTCTGAAATCAATCTCAATGCTGCCAAAGCCGATGAGACCACTTCTAAAGCTGACCGCAATAACCTCGACTTCCTTCAGGAAGAGTCAGGTGTGAACCAGGAACGTGAGTTGCAGAAACAGGGCGCACAGGCCCGTGCAAACATCCAGCTGGAAGCGGCCAAAGCTGCCTTATCTCCTAAGCAGCAATCTACTCAAAACTAACCATCCGTGGCGCATTCCCGCGCCACTCAATCCCCCAATCTGAGCCGCAAGGCCAGGAAACTAAGGAAATACTATGTCTACTGACAACGCAATCAAAGAAATCGAAATCTCTAAAAAAGACGCTGAAAAGCTGGTAGATGATGCCCGCGCTGTAAACCGTCTACTGAAGAACCGCGACTTTAAGCGTGTGATTACAGAAGGTTTCTTTGAGAAAGAAGCAGTCCGTCTTGTACTGCTGAAATCGGATCCAAACTTCCAAAGTCCTGAAGACCAGGCTTCTCTGTTAACCGCAATGGACGGTATCGGTGTGTTACGTCACTACCTGCAAACCCGTCTGGTATTAGGTGATCAAGCCTCAGCATCCATTGAAGATTTGGATGCAGAACTTGAAGAACTGCGCGAAGAAGCGGAGTAAGTTAAATGGGTGACGATATTCTGGGTATGTCCGATGAGGACTTTATGAATGCGTCATTTGACACCCCTGTTGAGGACTCTGCTACGGCGGAGTCTGCAAGCGACAGCGGTGCAGACGACTTTTCCGAAGAAACCACTGTATACGAAGAAGGTACAGACGAAAGCCATGATGACTTTGAATCCGAAGCTGAAGCAGAAGCTGATGAAGCCGATGGTGAACATGAGGCCGCTGATGAATCCGGAGAACTGGAGGAATCCCCAGCCGGTGAGACCGATCCCGATGAGTCTGGTGATGAAGCGTCTGAACCGGACAGTGCAGACAGCGTAGACTACAAAAGCGAATATGAACGGCTACTGGCTCCCTTTAAAGCCAATGGTCGTGATATGCAGGTCAGCAACGTAGATGAAGCTATTACGTTGATGCAGCAAGGTGCTAACTACAACAAGAAGATGACAGCGTTAAAACCAAACCTCAAATTAATGAGGATGTTGGATAACCATAGTCTGCTTGATGAAGGTAAGTTATCGTACCTGATAGATCTGGATAAGAAGAATCCGGATGCAATTAAAAAGCTGATTAAAGATAGCGGCATCGACACCTACGAACTGGACGGTGAAGATACTGACTACAAGCCCAACACTTACACTGTTGACGACGCTGAAATGGAACTGGCTTCAGTCCTTGACGAAATCAAGGGAACGGATGCCTATGAAAAGACAGTACAAGTGGTCAGCAATAAGTGGGACACAGCCAGCCGACAAGCCATTCTCAATAACCCTCAAACTTTAGCAGTAATCAATGAACACGTAGCATCTGGTATCTACGATCAAATCACTGCCGAAATTGAGCGTGAACGTATGTTTGGGCGGTTATCAGGACTCTCTGATATCGAAGCATACCGCCAAGTTGGTGATCGCCTACATGCCGCCGGTAAGTTCCGCAAACCGGACGCCGCGCAAAACCCTCCCCGTAGCAACGAAAGACCAACACCCACACCAAACAAAAAACCTGCTGAAGAAGTGCGAAAACAGAAACAGCGTGTTTCAACTCCACGGTCTTCAAAAGGTGCTTCACCCGAACCCACCTTTAATCCCCTCGCCATGTCTGACGATGAATTTCTCAAACAATTCTCTGAGATGGCTTAATGAATAGTTAGGACTATTTCATGTCTCAAATTTATAACTCTCCTGTAAACGGTCAGGCTTCTTCTATCGGTCCTCAGCACCGTACTGATGTCCACCTTAAACGCGCTCTGGTTGAGGCGGTAAAAGAAGAATACTTCGGCCAGCTGGCTACTTCTAAGCACATGCCGAAGAACATGGGTAAAACCATGAAGCTGTTCCACTACCTGCCGTTGCTTGACGAACGTAACATCAACGACCAGGGTATTGACGCATCCGGTGCAGCAATTGCAGACGGTAACCTGTACGGGTCTTCTAAAGACATCGGTACTATTACTTCTAAGATCCCTCTGTTGTCTGAAACAGGCGGTCGTGTAAACCGTGTTGGCTTCCGCCGTATCTCTATCGAAGGTACGCTGGAAAAGATGGGTTTCTTTGAAGAGTACACGCAGGAATCTCTGGACTTCGATACTGATGAAGATCTGCAATCTCACGTAAACCGTGAAATGACTGTAGGTGCTGACCAGTTAACTGAAGCTATCCTGCAATCAGACATCATCAACGCTGCCGGTACTGTGAAGTATGCAGGTACTGCATTGTCAGACGCTGATGTAAAAGTAACTGACCTGGTAACGTATGACGATCTGATTAAGTTATCTATCGACCTGGACAACAACCGTACACCTAAGCAAACCAAAGTCATTACCGGTACTCGTATCATCGACACCCGCGTAATCTCCGGTGGCCGCATCATGTACACCAGTTCTGAGTTGATCCCGACTCTGATGGCCATGAAGGACTACCACGGCAATCCTGCGTTTGTTGAAGTGAAGCACTACGCTGCCGCAGGCAACACTGTACGTGGTGAAGTAGGCTCTATCGCTGGCTTCCGTATCGTAACCCCACTGGAAATGCAACGCTGGGAAGGCGCTGGTGCAGCTGGTGACGGTTCTACTTACGAAACCAACGGTAAAGTTGACGTATTCCCGATGCTGGTTGTTGGTGATGAGTCATTCGCTACCATCGGTTTCCAGACTGACGGTAAGACTGTTAAGTTCAAAATCATCCACAAAAAGCCTGGCGTTGAAACCGCTGACCGTACTGACCCTTACGGTGAAACTGGCTTCATGGCGATCAAATGGTACTACGGCTTCCTGCCGTTACGTTCCGAGCGTATTGCACTGCTGAAGACAGCTGCTAAAGCATAACCCGCCTGCCGCCCTCTACGTCTGTAGGGGGCTTCCTCTTTCCCCTCATTAAACGAGACTCCTATGTCAGAAGTAACCCTGGAACAATTGAAAAATGAAGCTGATGCGCTGGGTGTTAATTACCATCCTTCCATCGGTGAAGACAAACTGGCCGCTAAAATCGCAGAGTTCAAATCCGGACTGAAAGGCGAAGCTGCGCCAGCAGAAGCTGAGCCTGCACCGGTAAACGATGTTGCCGAACTGAAGAAACAGGCCGGTAAGTTAATCCGCATTAACGTATCGTGCATGAACGCTGCCAAAAAAGACTGGGATGGTGAAATCATCACAGCCGGTAATACCACTGTAGGTACATTCCGTAAGTTCGTTAAATTCAACACTGAAGAAGGCTGGCACGTACCCCAGGCTATCTACAATGTTCTGAAAGCCCGTAAGTACAATGTCTTCTACACGAAGAAAACAAAGAACGGCGTGAACCAGCGTGCTGCACGTCTGGTTAATGAGTTCTCTATTGAAGTGCTGCCTGACCTGACTGAAGCAGAATTAGCAGATCTGGCTAAAGCACAAGCTGCACGGGGTTAATAAATGAATCTGGATAGCCTGACACAAGGTATACCGGACGGTACGGGTACATTCGATCTGCTGATGCAGTCCATTAAGGCGCATCTTACCGAAGAGTACGATAAGAACCGTCTGAACGGCGAAGAGTATTCCCGCCTGTATTTGAATCTGACTACCGCAGTCCTTCAACAGGCAATCCAGTATCAGTTATCAGAACCTCAGTCTGCCGCACAGGTAGACGTACTTAAAGCCCAGAAAGACCAGATTGACGCACAGACAGCCATGCTTGCCCAACAACGGGCAAATGCGGTTACTGAGGGCCAGAACCTGATTAAGCAGGGACTCCTGCTAGATTCACAGCTTCTGGCTTCAGGGGAAGAAGTCCAGCGTATTGCCGCTCAGACAGATCAAATCACGCAACAAACCAGCAACCTCGTTAAAGAGGGTGTGAACATTGGTAAACAAGCAGATCTGATTGATGCCCAGGTAGCTACCGCAAACGCTGAAATACTTCGTGTTCAGAAGAACACAGCCGTCTTGACTCAACAGGCCATAAACCTCGCGTCTGAGAACTCAAACTTACAGGCGCAGCATACCATCCTGACCAAACAGGCAACGAAACTTGATGCGGATACTGATTTCGTAGGGGCACAGAAAGGCCACCTGACCGCACAAACCTCTGTAGTAAACCAGCAGGCCAGTAACCTGACCGCAGAGGGTCTGAACATACCGAAGCAAGGTATTCTCCTGGATAAGCAGGCAGCGCAGTTAGATGACGAACTTCTGACTTCCGCGAAAACCCGCGAACGTGCTGATGCTGATATCGCACTATCCACTGTTCAGGCTTCCAAAGTTGCCAGCGATGTAGAGGTAAACACCGCATCCATTACCAAATCCACGAAAGAAGTGGAAATACTGGAGCAACGCAGAAAGTCCGAAGTAGCGCAAACTTCTGATTCTGTAGACGGTGTACTGGTTACTGGTCTTCTGGGCCGACAGCGCGAACTGTACGGTGCACAGATTGACGGTTTCAAACGTGATGCTGAGCAGAAAGTACTGAAGACGTTTGCTGATATCTGGTCAGTACAACGGACTACCGATAATGGCCTGTCACCGAATGACTGGGGATTCACACAAACAGCTGTGACCTCAGCGATTACTAAGGCACTGGCCGGTATAGACGCATAGTTTGTACTTCAACGATTAACTAAGTGAGGGGGAGGGGCGAAAGCCTCTCCTTTTTTTATGGGTTACGTAATATCCGCTTCGACTTCTACAGTACCACTCTACGATGAGTATCCGGAGCCGGCACTGGAAGCTATACACTCTGCTATTTTCTCAGGCGATGCTATCCGTACAACGGTCATTGACCGTGCTATGAACGGTATGAATAAAGCCATAGAGAAGTACTACCAGTACGGTAAAACCAGTTATGTGAACGGTGTACCGAAAACCGTCTACACGGGGCGTACTGCCAATGAATCCAGCCTGATTGAATTTCTGACCGGCGTTGAAGGCCGTCCGATCACGGTAGACCAGTTTAAGTACGGTACACCGACCACAGAACAGTTCATACGGTACTATCTGAATCACAACCATGGATTAAACCTTCTGACAGGCACTGTGACGAGTTTACCGGCCCAGAGCAGCATTGATATGGATGAGGACTATAATTCCTCACTGGCTGATGCTGAGACGCAAATACGGGAACAAACAGACGCACTGAAAGCCGGTATTCCGGTAGACAGGGAAGAATCTATCACCGATATCTATGAGGGTGAGACTGTTACCCGTGTCGATACTTACGTTGTCCTGCAGAAAGAATCAGTAAAGTGTATCGGCAGTAAAACCCGTTCTGTGAAGTATGTTGACTATGAAGTAACTGGCACGGGCGAAGCCCTGCCAGTGTACACGCTTAATATGTCCGGCTATCAGGATGTGAAATGTAATGCCAGCGGTTCCGTCAGTTATCAGGAAACCCGTACACGAAAATACGTCAGGGCAGACGGTACTGAGACCGGCCATGAAACTACTGTCTTTGATAAGGTGAAGTTGTCTACTGGTTTGCAGACCTACACGTATTCTTACACTTACCCGTACAGTGATGATTACACGTCCGACTATCAGGTAGACATGGTGTATACGTACGTGGAATACAGCTTTGAAGCTGAAGGCATTACTGTTACGAAGGCATATATTGATCAGGAAGATATGCTGACGCTTCTGATCGGTGACGACAGAGAAAACCCGTTTATTGACCTCAAAT encodes the following:
- a CDS encoding portal protein — encoded protein: MTTDHPTDNAPPKIRLTDWTNEPTLAQLKRDHQDAQVETSQHNENIDRWLDNLNITGTAKLPKQKNRSSVQPKLIRKQAEWRYSSLSEPFLSTPDIFNVSPVTYEDRRAAQQNELVLNHQFNNQLNKVKLIDDYIHTAVDEGTVIVRVGWELEEEEVTKEVPVFAEQSLDPYDPSHNQFVQQLQELMSLAQADPEAFEAAPEEMKRSVQRTMELGYPIEVYISEYKTVTENKVVKNQPTAEVCDYNDVVVDPSCKGDAEKAKFIVYRFTTSLEELRSAGLYENLDSIQVTNNSPLAQADENDPDNMSFNFKDEPRKKFYAYEYWGYWDIHGNGTVKPIVATYVGDTLIRMEENPFPDKKIPFVIVPYLPVKNSLYGEPDGELIKDNQDIVGAVTRGMIDILGSVANGQRGYRKDALDALNRRRFEQGKDYEFNSNVDPRMAFHTHAFAEIPVSAQFMHQHQSAEADSMTGVKSFGAGISGNALGDTATGVRGALDAASKRELGILRRLANGIVAIGRKFISMNSQFLSDEEIIRVTNEKFVAIKREELAGSFDLKLSISTAEEDNAKAQELAFMLQTTGPSSDPAEVRMIRAEIARLRKMPDLAKKIEEYQPQPDPIQQQKAALELEELKVQIAKLQAETQKIFSEINLNAAKADETTSKADRNNLDFLQEESGVNQERELQKQGAQARANIQLEAAKAALSPKQQSTQN
- a CDS encoding N4-gp56 family major capsid protein: MSQIYNSPVNGQASSIGPQHRTDVHLKRALVEAVKEEYFGQLATSKHMPKNMGKTMKLFHYLPLLDERNINDQGIDASGAAIADGNLYGSSKDIGTITSKIPLLSETGGRVNRVGFRRISIEGTLEKMGFFEEYTQESLDFDTDEDLQSHVNREMTVGADQLTEAILQSDIINAAGTVKYAGTALSDADVKVTDLVTYDDLIKLSIDLDNNRTPKQTKVITGTRIIDTRVISGGRIMYTSSELIPTLMAMKDYHGNPAFVEVKHYAAAGNTVRGEVGSIAGFRIVTPLEMQRWEGAGAAGDGSTYETNGKVDVFPMLVVGDESFATIGFQTDGKTVKFKIIHKKPGVETADRTDPYGETGFMAIKWYYGFLPLRSERIALLKTAAKA